TGGTAACATAGCGCCAGGAGGCCCATCGGGAGGTCGCACATTCGGTTGGCGCTGCTCTCTCGGCGGCCATCGTAGGGCAAATTGCCAATTTGCCCTACGTCTAGCGGCCCCCTGTTCTGACGGGCTGAACTGAAGATGCGAGTGTTCTATTGGAGTAGCGAGATTCAATAGAACCCGTAGGCGCGTTCCAGGAGGGGGACGATGCGGCTCCAGTCGTATCGGCTGACGGCGAACTCCCTGGCGAGGGCGCCGAGTTGGGCGCGGCGGGCCGGATCGCGCAGGAGCGCCACGGTCTCGTCGGCGAAGCGCGCCGCGCCGTCGGCGACGACGAGTTCGCGGCCCGGCGTCAGGCCGTAGCCTTCGCACCCCAGCGAGGTGGACACGATGGCCTTGCCCATGGTCATGGCTTCCAGGACTTTGAGCCGCGTGCCGCCGCCCATGCGCATGGGCACGATGTACACATCAGCCGCCGCGATGTAGGGCCGCACGTCGGGGACGAAGCCCGTAACCGTGATGCCGGGCCTGCTCCCCAGGGCCTGCACCGCCGGGGACGGGCGCTGTCCCACGACGTACAGATGCGCGTCGGGGATGTGCGCCTGTATCTGGGGCAGGATGGCATTGGCGAACCAGCACACGGCGTCCACGTTGGGGCGGAAATCCATCTTGCCCGTGAAGACGAGTTTCGGGCCGGGGGTGTCGGCAACCGGCCCCGCGTCCGTGGGAGAATAGTTGACATAATGTGCTGCGTCTATCCCGTTGGGGACGACGGCGATGTTCGCGCTCGGCGCAAGCCGCGCCAGCGCGTCGCGATCCCACTCCGACACGGCCACCACGCAGTCGGCCAGGCGGCAGATTCGGCGCTCGTACCGCGCCAGTCGCCGCCACTGGATGAGGGAATAAGCCGCGCCGATCCATCGGCGGGGGCGGCGCAGGTCGGTCTCAAAGGCTCGCTTCTGGAGCAGATATTCCGCGTTGAGGTCGTCAAACACGATACGGGGGCGTCGCGACAGGCCAGCCCCGAGGGCCGCCAGGGCGTAGGGGGCCATCTCTATGCTTTCCACGTGCAGGATGGCGTACTCGGTCTCGGCGAGGGCGCGAAGCACGGCCTGGGCGAAGGCGGGTGAGTAGGCCCGTAGCGCCATGTCGGGCAGGCGCGTGGTGAGCAGAGAGAGCACCCGTTGTGCGCGCGTGCGCACCGGTGCGGGCATGATCTCTACCCGCTCGCAAATCTCGCGCAGGGCGGCCGCGTGCTGGGCCGCGTCGGGGCTGCTGGACAGGGAGTAGAGGTGCACGCGGAACCGCTCGCGCAGGCCGGCCAATAGGTTGTAGGCGCGAATCGCC
This window of the Chloroflexota bacterium genome carries:
- a CDS encoding glycosyltransferase, producing MSERPRVLFLTSELPYPPHQGMAIRAYNLLAGLRERFRVHLYSLSSSPDAAQHAAALREICERVEIMPAPVRTRAQRVLSLLTTRLPDMALRAYSPAFAQAVLRALAETEYAILHVESIEMAPYALAALGAGLSRRPRIVFDDLNAEYLLQKRAFETDLRRPRRWIGAAYSLIQWRRLARYERRICRLADCVVAVSEWDRDALARLAPSANIAVVPNGIDAAHYVNYSPTDAGPVADTPGPKLVFTGKMDFRPNVDAVCWFANAILPQIQAHIPDAHLYVVGQRPSPAVQALGSRPGITVTGFVPDVRPYIAAADVYIVPMRMGGGTRLKVLEAMTMGKAIVSTSLGCEGYGLTPGRELVVADGAARFADETVALLRDPARRAQLGALAREFAVSRYDWSRIVPLLERAYGFY